Part of the Triticum aestivum cultivar Chinese Spring chromosome 4D, IWGSC CS RefSeq v2.1, whole genome shotgun sequence genome is shown below.
AATAGCTGAAGCTCATTTAAAAAATGAAATAGGACTATTAGACTAAGTTACACATCATATCGGATTCGTTGACCTTTGTTGCGCACAGCCGGATCTAGACATTTCACACTCTGACACATCACATTTGAACACAAGTTAGTTGTATATATGCAGGCCGCTTCCCGAGAGAAAAAGCGACGTGATACTTGAATAATATCCACCAAACATACTAAACAAAGCACCTTATCATGCATGTCACGCCTAGGCAACAAGATCATGCGTTCGTTGTTACTTGTCTAACTCTAGTGCAACAGTCGATAGCCGTTGACGAATGCATTACATTTGGAAGCACAAACAAGAGTCTCTATGTGAGAAAGGCCATGCTGATGAGGTGGCACATCAGACCGTGAAGTTTAGTTTTGATAACAGGTCAGAAGGCATTGTGTGTAATAGTTTTCTGCCCTGCGTGGCGAATGCTATTAGGAATTGTCAtgtcattttaattaattaatagtACATGCATGGGAGGTATTTTAATTAAAAAACATGCTGATGAGTTTCCCTCCAACTTACCTACAGATGTGCAACAGACACTCCAAATTAGTGTGGTATTCATGCTCTGATGAAATTTGGGCGACCATTAATGGCTAGGGCGTAGACCAAACCGGTGAAAATCGTTTCAACCCCTTTGGAAGAAAGACGAGCGTCGCATTGCAGGGAGTGTGAGTGATTGACTCGAAGTGCGCCTGGTACGCAGCCAATGGAGGACACAAATAAGGTAGCTGGACGCACACTACATACGAGCTTAGCAAAGCAAGAAGAGCTCGATCTATAGCACACGCACAGCTATAGCTTGATGAACTGACATTACAATGATTGGGATCGAAGATTACACAATAGCGACGTGTACATCCATGCGCTGATTGAGTAATCAGCCTTTCCTCCACCCAGCTGTGATGCTTCACTTGACTTGCTCGGCATGGCCTGGTACGGCTAGCTTGTACCAAGCTGCCATTAGCAGCCAGTTAAGCATCGACCAGGTGGTTAACAGCTGAATGAAAGCCATATATCATATCATACAGGAGTATATGCGTCTCACTGGTCCTTGAGTACGGATATACGGACATGACAGTGTCGCCTATCGCGACAGCGAAAGGTGAGCAGAAGAAGAAGGAACTCTAGTGCTGGCTCCATATGTCTGAATGTCAGGGCAGCTTGGTTGGTGATCTCAATCAACATCACTGACTGATTCAGTCAGTGTTGATGGTGTGCAGCTGCTTAATTAGGAAGCATGACGCATAGTTTAGTTTTGCATAACCTGTTAGTTACTGAATGCTCTGGGCATCATTTGCCGTGTGTAACTAACCGGTCATTCGTTGAAGATGGTACCCTGATTCTTATTGACTCGCAAACTTGGTCTTTCTCTTGATAGTCCTTTAGTtcttcttttttttagaaaaggaggatgacccccggcctctgcatctgaaggatgcatgcggccactttattgattattctcgagaacCTTACAaaattacaacaatatgcctgaatccaccatcttggcaacatatgccactactcctatccaaatgatgaaagggtgctagctgggccaaatacccagaccactcacctaagcctatcatcaaaagccggaagccccagccgagccacataccgggtctggggcacagaccggtctgacgcactcacatgtgtcgtcgccgtcatcttccacaggtccgtcttcagagcagatattgaggcttctaccttgtcaggccactctgccatcgacgccaccatgacgccagccagctacctcctcctgcgcgagtccatctccgcgcatcgggcgccaagtctccactgcaccacgccTCCTTTAGTTCTTCTCACTTGTTAATTTGGCATGTCGCTAAAATTAAGAGTTCTGTTGGCTGTCATTCTTAAAGGTTTATATGGAGATCGATTTAGCATATGTATGTACAACAGCAAGGAGCGAAGCAGTTACGCGATGACGATGTGCTTAAGTAAGGTTAAGCAAAGCAGCAAGCATTGCCTGTACTGCAACTTGCACTTGATCATGAATGTTGGTAACACTAGTTTGTTTGttaaaaaaaagggggggggggggagggggttcttATCTGCTATGGAGAAATCTTTAACCTGCAAGAGAATCACGTGATAAAGTTTATTATCACCACACACAATCAACTTGTCATGGATGGCTACTAGTTCTATATATCATTCTTCCTAACGTAGAAACTGAGCTCTTGGTATCTTACTTGAGATGCCCATTCCCATTGCAAACGCCCAAATGCTCAATCTATTTTTAGGGCGAAATCCGGAACCGGATGGATGGTTTATTGACCAAGCCAAATTTATCTGTTTACCCAGTCCTCTGCAATTGGTTAAGCCATCAGATAACTTTCTCcacaaagaaagagaagaaagatACTACTGACCTGAAAATGATGTGTGGACCAATTCATCAGTACAGTAACTCCGGCCCCTGATTAGGCTCGGCAGGAAGAGCAAGCAAATACCATTACTACTACTTAACAAAAAGAATGCCAGACAATGTGCTGTCCCAGTAAGATAAGTGATGTGTCTAAACGATGACAAGCACAGAACATTGTACTTACCTTGCAAAAATTAACATCAGAGCAAGGATGGACAGATAAACATGACTTCCTCCTCCCCATTGTAAATTCCAAGCTCTTGGCTGGCACTTGAAGAAGGGGCAAAAAAAATTCTACCTGCCTTGTAAATGCAGCAATGAGGGTGGATACCACCAAAGCAATTTACAGCACCACATCATAATTTCCACAAAGGGACGAGTGTTATTTTTAACTAAATGCAGGTGAGGCTTGCAATGTGTCGACTAATTAACCGTAATTAGTCCGGAGTGATACGTAGACGACAAGCGGTTTAGATTCGCTTTGTCCGTTTGGTTGGAGGGTGGTTAGTTAGTATGACAAATGCAAGAATTCTGATAAGGACATTCTACTGTCCTATACGGAAGGTTTCATGGGGAGCTAGCACATATTTTGTCATTATTATGCCATTTTCTTACAAGAGGCAGGACCATCCAAGAAATGCGTTAAGAGTTTTTTACGAAGAGGGGAAACCCATGAAGCATTGCCACCGAGTACGTACGGAACTTTAAAGGAATTTAACTTCTCGTGAGGATTTCTAAGAAAACACTATGCACATCTAGAAGTAGACTGATCTTGTCTCCTACCATGACATAAATTAAAGACGGTCTGAAATTCAGAATACCAATTCGGTTGGTGACCATCAAAATAGACAGAGAGTTTTCTCCAAAAAAAAAAAGACAGACAGACAACAAGGTTAGCAGAGATTGAAGATGCATTACAGTGACATGATTAACCGGCTTTACTTGGATTATTATGACGTATACAATACTACCAAGGAAGGGTTGATGTTTTCATTTTAGTTTTTCTGATAATGGGTTAACTGCTCAGGGACAGTGAATTACCATGTTTATGTTCTCTAACATGAAGAGCACatgccaacacaaaaaataaaATTCGTGCAGTAATTTGTTCTCTTAATTTTTTAGAGGAATATACATAGATCCTTTTGGAGCATCTGGAGTTTCAGACTCTGAAGGAACTAGATGGCAGTAGTAGTAATCTACTATTCTCTTCAAGCATGTTGTAAGTTAGGACTGAGGTAGTAATAGTTACCACTTTAGCTATATGTAAGTTGCTGATTTTAAAATTTGGGTAAGTCGATTTTCTGACCGTTTTTTTTTGGGTCAACATTTGTGCTGTTTTTGTTTTCTCTATGTTGTAATGGCTCCTTAGGCTGATTTTTCCTATGGCAGGTGGAAGTCTAACAGCAAAAACAGTTAAATTTTTTGACTTGCCCATGTATGGGGTAAGACAATTTTTTCTTAGGCTGAATTTTTTATTAGCCCCGGTTTGGGGTAATTCGATTTTCCTATTGGGCTTGAAGCCCGTCACACATTATTTGCTTTTTTATTGCATGTGTTATTTATTTATTCTAttttacttttatattttagtcattttttctaCATGGATATTTTTGCCATGTTGGATGAGTGAAAATGTATACACGCGTGTATTATATAGTACGTGCGTAAATTCAATTAGAGTATGAAAattgcactattatatgcttattctttgcaCATTGAAAAGTATAACTTGAGTGCGCAAGTATTTTTTaagtttttttctttcttcttaaatggCAATATCAATGCCACTAATTATTTTTTCTTAGAAAACtccattcttttaattttttccttttttatttcattttctttcttcttaagggTAATATCAATGCCAATAATTCATCAGTTTTAGGAAACTTATTTTTGCAAAATTAgaatattatatgcttattcttgcatattataaaaaagaCATAATTTCTATATAACTTATGTGCAATTTCTATGTAAATTATGTGCAAATTTTGCATATCAATGCCACTCATTCATTTTTCGTAAGAAAACTTTGTTATTTTGATTTGTATCTTTTTAGTTTTCATTTCCTTTCTTCTTTAAAGttaataccaatgtcactaattcattccttcttacaAAGCTTCTTTTTGCAAAAATTCACTAGTATTGCTTATTCTTGCATATGGTTAAAGACGCAATTTTGGTGTAAATTTTGTGCAAAAAAATCATTactctatttatttatttatttatttatttatgttctTTCCTAAGGGTAATACCAATTCCACTAATTCATTCTTGCTTAGAAAATTTTATTATTTTGAAGTTGTttagttttcattttattttttattttttaagggTAAAATgccaatgtcactaattcattctttcttaggaGACTTATTTTTTGTTTGAAAAAACAACTACTATTATATGCTTACCCTTGCATATTATGAAAAGGCGCAATTTCTATGTAAATTTTGTGCtatttttttattatttgtttCATTACTATTTTTAAAGGGCAATATCATTGCTACTAATTCAATTTTTTATatgaaaacttcattattttgatttttttagttttaattttattttcttcattTAGAAAACTACACATATTACATGCATACATACGCCTTTGATCATCATCTCTTTTTTTCTTCATGTGAAGAATAATTGAACTCTAACTTTGTATAGACCTTGTACCATAATTAAGTTCCATTAGATCAATCGATCGAAACTTACGCATAGAAGATGTATCTATGAACTCTAATGCTTGTGTGTAGTTTTCGGGATCTGCTCAAGAAAATATAATACTATAGATAGCTAGCTTGTGTTGTGAAGTGAGGAAAATGTACGCCTGAAAAATGCACCACTTCGTCGCAGGCTAGTACGTTGGCGCATCCTCTCGTAAAAAAAAACGACCAACCAAAAAAATTTAAATTCGTTATTTCTTAGAAAAAaattcattttatttttctttactttCTATTTTTGCTTATTTATATCTGTTTTGTCTTGTGTGTTACCAGGTATCGGGTCAGTTCCTATTATGTTTCATATCAAGCCCAAGCATCTGATCAACTTCTAATTTGTGGTTGCAAAGGGCCGAGCGTCCCATAAAAAATGATTTACTGGTGCAAGTCGATTTGATTCTGAGAAAAATCAACTTGGCCAAAttaacaagttgtgcccggctctaGCAAGGgaggggcaacggcggcggcgcgccttcggctcgctttagtgcttgtagtcgtcgttaggCGGTCTACGAATTtagatattttttttatttttggggctcattgtactgtcatgattgaagatgaatatatTGAAAGTTTCTCAGAAAAAAAAGccttggccaaattatttttacgCGACTTGTCCCTAGTCGGTCCCAATGGTTTACTTGCCTTTTTTTTTGTTGAAAACAACTAAATAGTTGGCACAAAATGGACGACCCAAATATTCCAAATGTGGCGAACCaacctgtgattggatggttagagggactgtggtatccccaggccattagggttcaagtcctggtgctcgcatttattcttgAATGtgtttcaggatttccggcgatgcgcattcagtgggaggagacgttcccgttgacAACGAgatgcctacggtgacttcgtaaatttcaagatgatatgtcggctcagtctttcggaggtacTTATAGGggtaggtgtgcgtgtgtgcgttcataggggtgagtgtatgcgcgtgtatattaGCGCTTGCGTCCGTATTACGTTAAAAAATATATATTCCAAATGTGACACGCTAGATAGCTCATCTCACATGAAATTTAACTGTTTCTGCTGTCAAACTTCCACCTGCCGCACTATAAAATTATTCGGAAAACTGATAATTTTCACCAGCCAATCACATCTGCTTTGTTCATATCATTAGTTTATGGATGGCCTACAATGACGAGCGGCAGACCGCGACGGGCAAGGCAGCCGGGAAGTTTCCGCCGCTACGCTCCGGCCTCGGACCCTCCCCATCTCCATCTACATTGCCCATACGGACCAAACTCCACCTCCATTAAACAAAACAATGGCGCATGCCCGAGGCCAAGGCGGCCAGCATATAGAACAAGTCCGCCTTGTTGTTTACACCGGCCATGTGGCACGCCTCCACGCCGCGCCGGCCGTCCTTGGCTCCTACATAACGCCCCTCCACTGCTCTCACTCCCTTTGATGTCTTCTTCCCCCACCACAAGCTCCACCAACAACTCGCCATTGCCGCTGCACTAGCCTGCTGCTAGCTGGTAGCTCTATCTACGGCAGCAAGCGAGGAGAGCGCGTGAAGGGGTCGAGATGGACCGGCTGGTGATCCCGGAGCCGACGAACGAGGTGGTGGTGCGGGTGGAGCCGGGGCGGCCGGCCAGGGGGGAGCTCACGCTGCGCAACGCCATGCACACCATGCCCGTCGCCTTCCGCCTGCAGCCGGCCGTCAGGGGCCGCTTCGCCGTGCGCCCGCACACTGGGATCCTGGCGCCGCTCGCCGCGGTCACCGTTGAGGTGCTCTACATGGCCTCCGAGGCGCCCGACGGGCCCGGCGGGGGAGGCAGCCGCGGGGAGGACGCCTTCCTGCTGCACAGCGTGGTGGCGCCCGGCGCCTCTGTCAGGGAGCCCGTCTCCGCGCTCGACTCGGTGAACCCTGAGTGGTTCTCCGCGAGGAAGAAGCAGGTGTTTGTCGACAGCGGCATCCGGGCGTCCTTCGTGGGCGCCGAGGTCGCGGCGCGCCTCGTCGCCACCGGGGCCGTGGAGGCGCTCAGGGAGGTGCTCGACCGCAGCGACCCCGCGTGGCGCGCCGCGGACGCCGCCGACGAGTCCGGGAGCACGCTGCTCGACCTCGCGGTGGGCCTCGGCCGCGCGGACATCGTGCAGGTGCTCCTCGAGTACGGCGCCGACGCCGACAAGCCCAGCCGCGGACGGACACCCCTCGAGATCGCAGCGGCGTCCGGCGAGTGCCTCATCGCGGAGCTCCTCCTCGCCAACGGAGCCAAGCACGCCGGCTCCGACGCGCTCCACGTGGCCGCCGCGGCGGGACACGACGATGTCTTGAAGCTGCTTCTTGGAAAGCCCGCGCCTGCTTCTCCCGGCTCCTCCTCCTCAGCTTCCTTCTCCGGTTCCTTCACGTCCATCGACGCGGCAGGGAGGGAGGGCAAGACCCCACTGCGGCTGGCGGCGGAGGGTGGCCGGCGGGAAGCGGTGAAGGCGCTCCTGGCGGCCGGCGCGAGGGCCGACGCGAGGTGCGGCACGGATGGCGGCACCGCCCTCCACGCCGCGGCGAGGCGGGGCGACGAGGCCGTGGCCCGCCTGATCCTGGCGCACGGCGTGGCCGGCACGGCCTCGGTGCGCGACGCGAAAGGGAAGACGGCCTACGAGACCGCGGCCGAGGAGGGCCACACCGGGCGGATCATGGACTTCCTAGGGCTCGGCGAGGCGATCCTGGCGGCCGCGCGCAAGGGCGAGGCCCGGGCCGTCCGTCGGGCCGCGGACGGCGGCGCGTCCGTGGAAGGGCGGGACGCGCACGGGTGGACGCCGCTGATGCGCGCCGCGTTCAAGGGGCGCGCCGACGCGGTTCGCGACCTCATCGAGCGGGGCGTCGACTTGGAGGCGTGCGACGCCGAGGGCTACACGGCGCTGCACTGCGCCGCCGAGGCGGGGCGCTCGGACGTGGTGGACATCCTCCTAAAGGCCGGGGCCAACgccagggcagcgacgacgaaggGGAGGACGGCCGCAGCCTCCGCGGCGGTCACGGGCAAGGCCAAGGTGGTGCGGCTGCTGGAGAAGGCCGGCGGGGTCGGGCGGAAGGGCGCCGGTGAGAaggcggcgccggcggtggccaAGGGCGGGAGCATGGACAGGCGACGGAGGGGGAGGAAGGGAAGCAGTGGCGCCATACGGTTCGGTGGCGGGAAGGAGGGGTACGAAGCCGCCACGGTCACCGTCGGGTGGTCCCACTAGCGGTTGGTAAACTTTGGGGGTTTTGGTTGAAAAAATGAAATGGCCCGTCGAGAGAAAATGCATGGGAGGTTTTTTAATTTGTTTTCAAGGCACCGATGTGTTTTTACCGTGGTACTCTAGTGTAATGTATACACTTTGTATAAATGGAATTGTTCAAAGGTTTCATTGCTCGCATGTTGCAATAAGATGATGCTTGTCTTTAGTTGTACTATGGATCATGTTTTGAACTCTGGTTTCTCTTTGGATCATGTTTTTCCTACTTTCTTCTCTGCTAATGGAGACAATTTGTACATACAACTTGGATAATATTTGATTCTCAAAATTGACAATTTACGagatatgtaagtgcatctagacCTCAAGATCGATTTAGGTACTCACGACGAACAATCAAGAAACTAATGTGATTGCTAACTGTCAATCAGGGCTCCTGGCCCATATAATACCCCCCACTGAATTATCAAGCTAGTTGGTAACATTGTCAAGCTTGACATTACACATGTATCTAATTGCTTCCATTCTGGAATTTTGATTGTTCATAGGTTGAACTATGGTGTGATAGCATTCTTACCTAATTTTTTTGGAGCTGATAAGATTCAACAATATGGACCCACTTTTTTTAGATGCATTTGTAAGTGGATTACTAAAACTCTGAACCTTAGACTTGATCCCTATGCTGACAAGCTTTTTACTATTGATGAAGTGTTTTTTAATCAAAAACATGAACATCATGGATGGTTTTTTGTCCTTGCATGAAAATTTGTACCACACACGTGTGAAAGAACAAGTTGAGACCATTTTGaaattggattttgaaaaagcCCACGACAAAGTGAACTAGGATTTCCTCTTGAGTTGTCATAAAGCTAGATGTTTGTGTGACAAATGATGTGATTAGTTACCAGAGGTGGAGCGGCGGGGGCGGCAGCAGGGTGCAGAAGACGTGGTGTGCCATGTGCTCTGGGAAGAGTAGTTTCTTTTTAGCCGAGGGAAGGGCATTTTTTTACATCAAAGTACTCTTTATTGCAAGGTGGTCACCATATTATCTTTTACGAGAGTTTGtttcattatatttttttcattttgatcataggactgggaaTCCCAATTATCAGCCTCTCTCTTGCAATGACAAGCGAATAAACACCCATCATGAGagtaacccgcttagcatggaagatattgaccgccccctgtcgctccatgtgtggtacgggcacacaaaacaaatgattatttgaatgtttagaggtggcgcatgcaaatttacttggaatggcagggtaataccacatttTCTTGGACTGTCTTGCCTATGCATCTAAGAAAATGGCACGACAATGACAAAAAATGCGCCACCTCTCCATGAAACCTTCCGTATAGGACAGCACAATGTCTTGATCAGAATTCTTGCATTTGTCATATTAACTAACCACCCTCCAACCAAACGGACAAACAAATCGAAATGGCCTGCCGTTTACTTATCGCTCCGGACTAATTACCAAATAATTACTCGACACATTGCTAGCCTCACCGGCTTTTAATTAGTTTAAAATAACAGTCGGTCCTTGTGGAAATTATGATGATCCGGTGCTGTAAATTGCTTTGGTTGCATCCTCCCTCATTGCTGCATTTACAAGGCAGGTGGATTTGTTTTATGGGCCCTTCTTCAAGTGCCAACCAGGAGCTTGGATTTTACAATGGGGAGGAAGAAGTCATGTTTATCTGGCCATCCTTGCCCTGATCTTAATTTTTGCAAGGTAAGTAGAATGTTTTGTGCTTGTCACCGTTTAGACACATCACTTATCTTACTGGGATAGCACACTGTCTGGCATTCCGTTTGCTAGTAAGTAGTAATGGTTTTTGCTCTTCCTTCTGAGCCTAATCAGGGGCCAGAGTTACTGTACCAATGAATTGGTCCACACATCATTTTCAGGTCAGTAGTATCTTTCTTTCTTTGTGGAGAAAGTTATCTGATGGCTTAACCAATTGCAGAGGACTGGGTAAGCAGATAAGTTTGGCTTTGTCCATAAAGAGAACCATCCGAGTTTGGCCTCAATAGATTGAGCATTTGGGCGTTTGCAAAGGGAATGGGCATCTCAAGCAAGATACCAAGAGCTCAGTTTGTACGTTAGGAAGAATGATATATAGAACTAGTAGCCATCCATGACAAGTTGATTGTGTGTGGTGATAATAAACTCTATCACGCGATTCTCTTGCGAGGTTAAAGATTTCTCCATAGCAGATAAGAACTCGGCACGTCATCAGTGTTATCAGCATcgcatgatgcagaggccggggtgttCTCCCTTTCTTTtttaaacaaacaaacaaacaaaccagTGTTGCCAACATTCCTGATCAAGTGCAAGTTGCAGTGCAGCCAATGCTTGCTGCATTTACTGCTTTGCTTAACCTTAACTAAACACATCATCATCGCGCAACTGCTTGTTTGCTGTTGTACATACATATGCTAAATCAATCTCCAAGTGAACCTTCTAGAATGACAGCCAACATAACCCTCAAGTTCAACAACATGGCAAATTAACAAGAAGAACTAAAGGACTGTCAAGAGAAAGACTGAATCAGTGTTTGCGAGTGAATAAGAATCAGGCTACCATCTTGAAAGAATGACCGGTTAGTTAGACACGGGAAATGATGCCTAGAACAAACTGGTTATGCAAAACTAAACTATGCTTCATGCCTCCTGATTAAGCAGTTGCACACCATCAACACTGACTGAATCAGTCAGTGATGTTGATTGAGATCACCAACCAAGCTGCCCTGACATTCAGACATATGGAGCCAGCACTAGAGTTCCTTCTTCTTCTGCTCACCTTTCGCTGTCGCGATAGGCGACACTGTCATGTCCGTATATCCGTACTAGATGACTAGTGAGACGCATATACTCCTGTATGATATGATATATGGCTTTCATTCAGCTGTTAACCACCTGGTCGATGCTTAACTGGCTGCTAATGGCAGCTTGGTACAAGCTAGCCGTACCAGGCCATGCCGAGCAAGTCAAGTGAGCATCACAGCTAAGTGGGGGAAAGGCTGATTACTCAATCAGCGCATGGATGTACACGTCGCTATTGTGTAATCTTCGATCCCAATCATTGTAATGTCAGTTCATCAAGCTATAGCTGTGCGTGTGCTATAGAGCTCTTCTTGCTTTGCTAAGCTCGTATGTGTGCTTCCAGCTACCTTATTTGTGTCCTCGATTGGCTGCGTACCAGGCGCACTTTGAGTCAATCGAGACAACAGCGGTTTGGCCTGTTGTCTTTCTTCCAAGGGGGTTGAAACGATTTTCACCGGTTTGGTCTACGCCTTAGCCATTAATGGTCGCCCAAATTTCATTATAGTGTGAATACCACATTAATTTGGAGTGTCTGTTGCACATCTGCAGGTAAGTTGGAGGGAAACTCATCAGCATGTTTTTTAATTAAAACACCTCCCATATACTATTAATTTATTAAAATGACATTACAATTCCTAATAGCATTCGCCACGCACGGCAGAAAACTATTACAAACAATACCCTCTGACCTATTATCAAAACTAAACTTCACAGTCTGATGTGCCACCTCATCAGCATGGTCGTTCTCACACACAGACTCTTGTTTGTGCTTCCAAATGTAATGCATTCGTCAACGGCTATCGACTGTTGCACTAGAGCTTAGACAAGTAACAAGGAACGCATGATTTTGTTGCCTAGGCGTGACATGCATGA
Proteins encoded:
- the LOC123095610 gene encoding protein VAPYRIN, yielding MDRLVIPEPTNEVVVRVEPGRPARGELTLRNAMHTMPVAFRLQPAVRGRFAVRPHTGILAPLAAVTVEVLYMASEAPDGPGGGGSRGEDAFLLHSVVAPGASVREPVSALDSVNPEWFSARKKQVFVDSGIRASFVGAEVAARLVATGAVEALREVLDRSDPAWRAADAADESGSTLLDLAVGLGRADIVQVLLEYGADADKPSRGRTPLEIAAASGECLIAELLLANGAKHAGSDALHVAAAAGHDDVLKLLLGKPAPASPGSSSSASFSGSFTSIDAAGREGKTPLRLAAEGGRREAVKALLAAGARADARCGTDGGTALHAAARRGDEAVARLILAHGVAGTASVRDAKGKTAYETAAEEGHTGRIMDFLGLGEAILAAARKGEARAVRRAADGGASVEGRDAHGWTPLMRAAFKGRADAVRDLIERGVDLEACDAEGYTALHCAAEAGRSDVVDILLKAGANARAATTKGRTAAASAAVTGKAKVVRLLEKAGGVGRKGAGEKAAPAVAKGGSMDRRRRGRKGSSGAIRFGGGKEGYEAATVTVGWSH